Proteins from a genomic interval of Quercus lobata isolate SW786 chromosome 11, ValleyOak3.0 Primary Assembly, whole genome shotgun sequence:
- the LOC115969266 gene encoding inactive protein RESTRICTED TEV MOVEMENT 2-like: METKYCACSHTNYCACARVYEDFEPYCKWHKGEERDTLEVHLRDFNKEQLKAQINNHGVLKIFGERPLKETRWSRFNKEINVDKKCKTCAIQAKFGNGVLSVIMPKTGLRPTEKAIILDGICCNELVIERSILKQNLGMAVKVLAVAVVVAFGAYATYKCTQPCLVEN, from the exons ATGGAAACCAAATATTGTGCTTGTTCTCACACCAACTATTGTGCTTGTGCGCGCGTATATGAGGATTTTGAACCCTACTGCAAATGGCATAAAGGGGAGGAACGTGACACTCTTGAAGTCCATCTCCGGG ATTTCAACAAGGAGCAATTAAAGGCTCAAATAAACAACCATGGGGTCCTAAAAATCTTTGGAGAACGTCCTTTAAAGGAAACTAGATGGAGCCGCTTCAACAAAGAAATCAATGTAGATAAGAAATGTAAAACATGTGCAATTCAGGCAAAGTTTGGTAACGGCGTTCTTTCTGTAATAATGCCTAAAACTGGGCTCAGACCCACAGAAAAAGCTATAATATTGGATGGAATCTGCTGTAACGAACTTGTGATTGAGAGATCAATTTTAAAGCAAAATCTGGGGATGGCTGTGAAAGTCTTGGCGGTTGCTGTGGTGGTGGCTTTTGGAGCTTACGCAACTTACAAGTGTACTCAGCCTTGTCTGGTTGAAAACTAA